The Gemmata palustris genome includes a region encoding these proteins:
- a CDS encoding NuoI/complex I 23 kDa subunit family protein, translated as MPITESEVSWVEETKLGLWEQLYIPALIDGLKTTLGHMVSRKITEQYPEQEPKMPLNYRGVHRLNRDEAGRVKCVACYMCATACPAHCIDIVAAPAPTEWQKDGREKYPETFVIDELRCIYCGMCEEACPVDAIELTTLYDLTGLSREQMVFDKEKLLSVFDTTTKAGTDPVRTQSGKLGPASEAPPAH; from the coding sequence ATGCCGATTACCGAATCCGAAGTGTCGTGGGTGGAAGAAACCAAGTTGGGGCTGTGGGAGCAGCTCTACATCCCCGCGCTCATCGACGGGTTGAAGACCACGCTCGGTCACATGGTCAGCCGGAAGATCACCGAGCAGTACCCGGAACAAGAACCGAAGATGCCGCTGAACTACCGCGGCGTCCACCGGCTCAACCGGGACGAAGCGGGGCGCGTGAAGTGCGTCGCGTGCTACATGTGTGCGACCGCGTGCCCGGCCCACTGCATCGACATCGTGGCCGCGCCCGCCCCGACCGAGTGGCAAAAGGACGGCCGCGAGAAGTACCCGGAAACGTTCGTCATCGACGAACTGCGCTGCATTTATTGCGGCATGTGCGAAGAGGCGTGCCCGGTGGACGCGATCGAACTGACGACACTCTACGACCTCACCGGATTAAGCCGCGAACAAATGGTGTTCGACAAGGAAAAGCTCCTGAGCGTGTTCGACACCACCACAAAAGCCGGCACCGATCCGGTTCGCACGCAGTCCGGCAAACTCGGACCCGCGAGCGAAGCGCCGCCGGCGCACTAA
- a CDS encoding NADH-quinone oxidoreductase subunit J family protein — protein MNLFALSPTQEAGGQIALAAVLGAVGFFFLLPRPRGRFVPGGIAALVASAAVFGAWVCTTFGRPLPDIIGTALFGLFSTGALVFGAVLVAQKNPARGAIAFAFVVLSTCGLFLLLAAPFLMAATIIIYAGAIIVTFLFVLMLSHADGASNENDRSREPLYGAFAGFAFVGLVLFTLYQTAQTSRAADTSAPGAQTHLLAQVVTAEERTSLAGIATRLEDAEKLLDGDASTHTARAERLVAFEDAYRPIKNDLAQVVGGAYSRDSAPVRDFSELDAIADQHTNGSIHARLVRLSGHPNGDGASLFREDEQARAGVKRAAGVRETSAKTFKTVRQLMNNEKPDPAAAKAAVRELRDEVVLLRGSGDLPASNVRGLGFVLYSEHLLAIELAGTLLLVAVIGAVAVTHRKGGAK, from the coding sequence ATGAACCTGTTCGCGCTCTCACCGACGCAGGAAGCCGGCGGGCAAATCGCCCTGGCCGCCGTGCTCGGCGCCGTCGGGTTCTTTTTCCTCCTCCCGCGCCCGCGCGGGCGGTTCGTACCGGGCGGAATCGCGGCCCTCGTCGCGTCCGCCGCGGTCTTCGGGGCGTGGGTGTGTACCACGTTCGGTCGCCCGCTCCCCGACATCATTGGGACCGCGCTGTTCGGGCTGTTCTCGACCGGGGCACTGGTTTTTGGTGCGGTCCTGGTGGCCCAGAAGAACCCCGCACGCGGTGCGATCGCGTTCGCGTTCGTCGTCCTCAGCACGTGCGGGCTGTTCCTGCTGCTCGCCGCCCCGTTCCTGATGGCCGCGACCATCATCATTTACGCCGGCGCGATCATCGTGACGTTCCTTTTCGTGCTGATGCTGTCGCACGCGGACGGGGCGTCGAACGAGAACGACCGGAGCCGCGAGCCGCTCTACGGCGCGTTCGCCGGATTCGCGTTCGTCGGCTTGGTGCTGTTCACGCTCTACCAAACGGCCCAGACCTCGAGGGCGGCCGATACGAGCGCCCCCGGTGCTCAAACACATTTGCTCGCACAGGTCGTCACCGCGGAGGAGCGGACGTCGCTCGCCGGCATCGCGACGCGGCTCGAGGACGCGGAAAAGCTGCTCGACGGCGACGCGAGCACGCACACCGCGCGGGCCGAGCGATTGGTGGCGTTCGAGGACGCTTACCGACCCATTAAGAACGATCTGGCTCAAGTCGTGGGCGGCGCGTACTCGCGCGACAGTGCCCCGGTTCGCGACTTTTCGGAACTCGACGCGATCGCGGACCAGCACACGAACGGTTCGATTCACGCCCGGCTCGTGCGGCTCTCGGGCCATCCGAACGGCGACGGTGCGTCGCTGTTCCGCGAGGACGAACAGGCGCGGGCGGGCGTCAAGCGGGCCGCCGGTGTTCGCGAAACCAGCGCGAAGACTTTCAAAACCGTTCGCCAACTGATGAACAACGAGAAGCCGGACCCCGCCGCCGCGAAAGCCGCGGTGCGGGAACTTCGGGACGAAGTCGTGCTCCTCCGCGGCAGCGGCGACCTGCCCGCGAGCAACGTGCGGGGGTTGGGATTCGTGCTCTACTCGGAACACCTGCTGGCGATCGAACTGGCGGGTACACTGTTGCTCGTCGCCGTCATCGGCGCGGTCGCGGTCACACACCGGAAGGGGGGCGCCAAGTGA
- a CDS encoding molybdopterin-dependent oxidoreductase, producing MPTVYVNDKPVEIGTKRLNCVQAAELAGVFVPHYCWHEALSVVASCRMCLVEVGDLKDGKVTMQPKVLPGCQTPVKDGTVIVTGEYDKRDKGLSALPYDPGYTKAAALGDRAKKSQADTLEGLLINHPLDCPVCDKAGECKLQDFSYKYGRSESRMVDVKNTPANKPHLSSKITLFTDRCIMCTRCVRFTREISGTAELQIVGRGHHEEIDVFPGRPLENKLAGNVVDLCPVGALGSKDFLYKQRVWYLKTTDGVCNRCSTGCSTYVDANKDIVYRVRARNNPQAQGHFICDEGRYGYHHANSGERFVRPVAKVDGKFKPVVWNALIPELKQAFSAAVQANAASVVAVLSPFLTVEEAYLLGSYFKSLSKNVRLVLGPVPVVGVDDTYPKNAKGEPVEPVKFTIRAEKAPNRLGVEEVLKQLQGEVIPFASVSKESLAAMWFSGGYPDKSQLDAIVPTDWKAPALLVAQDILPTVVTASAKYILPGTTGFEKDGTFVNHANYVQTFGRAARPPQEARTELQLAFDLLGRKGLVQPDAVRKELAKAVPFFGGLAPETRIALETATA from the coding sequence ATGCCGACGGTTTACGTGAACGACAAGCCGGTCGAGATCGGCACCAAGCGGCTCAACTGCGTGCAGGCGGCGGAACTCGCCGGCGTGTTCGTGCCGCACTACTGCTGGCACGAGGCGCTGTCGGTCGTGGCGTCGTGCCGCATGTGTTTGGTCGAGGTCGGCGACCTGAAGGACGGCAAGGTGACGATGCAGCCGAAGGTGCTGCCCGGGTGCCAAACTCCGGTCAAAGACGGCACCGTCATCGTCACCGGCGAGTACGACAAGCGCGACAAGGGGTTGTCGGCTCTGCCCTACGACCCGGGCTACACGAAGGCCGCGGCGCTCGGCGACCGCGCGAAGAAGAGCCAAGCGGACACGCTCGAAGGCCTGCTCATCAACCACCCGCTCGACTGCCCGGTGTGCGACAAGGCCGGCGAGTGCAAGCTCCAGGACTTCTCGTACAAGTACGGTCGGTCCGAGTCTCGCATGGTGGACGTGAAGAACACTCCCGCGAACAAGCCGCACCTGTCGAGCAAGATCACGCTGTTCACCGACCGCTGCATCATGTGTACGCGGTGCGTGCGGTTCACGCGCGAGATCTCGGGCACCGCGGAACTCCAAATCGTCGGGCGCGGGCACCACGAAGAGATCGACGTGTTCCCCGGGCGGCCGCTCGAGAACAAACTCGCCGGCAACGTCGTCGACCTGTGCCCGGTCGGGGCGCTCGGCAGCAAGGACTTCCTCTACAAGCAGCGCGTTTGGTACCTGAAGACGACTGACGGCGTGTGCAACCGGTGCTCGACCGGGTGCAGCACGTATGTGGACGCGAACAAGGACATCGTGTACCGCGTTCGGGCGCGGAACAACCCCCAGGCGCAGGGGCACTTCATCTGCGACGAGGGGCGCTACGGGTACCACCACGCCAACTCGGGCGAGCGCTTCGTCCGCCCCGTGGCGAAGGTCGATGGTAAGTTCAAGCCGGTCGTGTGGAACGCGCTGATCCCGGAACTCAAGCAAGCGTTCTCGGCGGCCGTGCAAGCGAACGCGGCGAGCGTGGTCGCGGTGCTGTCGCCGTTCCTTACGGTGGAAGAAGCGTACTTGCTCGGGAGCTACTTCAAGTCGCTCTCCAAGAACGTCCGGCTGGTGCTCGGCCCGGTTCCGGTCGTGGGTGTGGACGATACTTATCCCAAGAACGCGAAGGGCGAACCCGTCGAACCGGTGAAGTTCACCATCCGTGCGGAGAAGGCTCCGAATCGTCTCGGCGTCGAAGAAGTGCTGAAGCAACTCCAGGGCGAAGTCATCCCGTTCGCGAGCGTCTCGAAGGAATCGCTCGCGGCGATGTGGTTCAGCGGCGGCTACCCCGACAAGTCTCAGCTCGATGCGATCGTCCCGACCGACTGGAAGGCGCCCGCGCTGCTCGTGGCGCAGGACATCCTGCCGACGGTCGTCACCGCGTCGGCCAAGTACATTCTCCCCGGCACGACCGGCTTCGAGAAGGACGGCACGTTCGTGAACCACGCGAACTACGTTCAGACGTTCGGCCGCGCCGCCCGTCCGCCGCAAGAGGCCCGGACCGAGTTGCAACTGGCGTTCGACCTGTTGGGGCGTAAGGGGCTCGTGCAGCCCGACGCGGTGCGGAAGGAACTCGCGAAGGCGGTGCCGTTCTTCGGAGGGCTGGCCCCGGAAACGCGCATCGCCCTGGAAACCGCAACGGCTTGA
- the nuoL gene encoding NADH-quinone oxidoreductase subunit L has protein sequence MSDPITLALVVLALPLSASLLATLFAYISPLKKLAHVPLILACASAAVVAILLLLQVLDLDNGRRISGPITWFAAGHLNIRFTLAVDPLSSIMLVMITFIATWIALFAGGYMRGDKGFPRFFAVMALFVFSMCGLVLANNFLLLVAFWEGVGVCSYLLVGYYFEKPSAAAAARKAFLYTRIGDTGFLLGIFMLWKLGGWNTDLNLLFDHIQKFPPDQWSLTLACLLLFCGAVGKSAQFPLYVWLPDAMEGPTPVSALIHAATMVTAGVYLLARCAPIFAMAPDAQIVVSWIGGITALLAAFIALAQTDLKRVLAYSTVSQLGFMFLALGTSGTISPAFAVGAAMFHLFTHAFFKALLFLSAGSVMHAMGGVIDVRQFSGLRKVLPTTHLTFLCGAAALAGVPLLSGFWSKDLILESLTAASESNSPYTAGYFALLLVACVTAFLTAFYTFRAYFLTFWGPERIPHEAGHHAHESPPSMTIPLLVLAVGALFVGVVVEPFTHWFSDFLGGTPSLGQARGATPAKEVEHHFNWTIAGVSAVLALGGIGLAFALYRKGGAEKAPAGMAGVFELSRNKLFVDEIYGALLVKPAEVLAFLARVFDGFLDGLARLISAVPRFIGSWVRPIQNGLVQFYALSMALGVAVFLTFVVFRITR, from the coding sequence GTGTCTGACCCGATCACGCTCGCGCTCGTCGTACTCGCGCTGCCTCTCAGTGCGAGCCTACTAGCAACGCTCTTCGCGTACATTTCGCCCCTGAAGAAACTGGCGCACGTTCCGCTGATCCTCGCGTGCGCGAGTGCGGCCGTGGTTGCGATCCTGTTGCTCTTGCAGGTGCTGGACCTCGACAACGGGCGCCGAATTTCCGGGCCGATTACGTGGTTCGCCGCGGGGCACTTGAACATTCGGTTCACCCTGGCCGTGGACCCGCTCTCGTCGATCATGTTGGTGATGATTACGTTCATCGCCACGTGGATCGCGCTCTTCGCCGGCGGGTACATGCGCGGCGATAAGGGGTTCCCGCGGTTCTTCGCGGTGATGGCCCTGTTCGTCTTCAGCATGTGCGGGCTGGTGCTCGCGAACAACTTCCTCCTGCTGGTCGCGTTCTGGGAGGGGGTCGGCGTCTGCTCGTATTTGCTCGTGGGCTACTACTTCGAGAAACCGTCGGCCGCGGCCGCGGCACGGAAGGCGTTCCTCTACACGCGCATCGGTGACACCGGGTTCCTGCTCGGCATATTCATGCTGTGGAAGCTCGGCGGGTGGAACACCGACCTGAACCTGTTGTTCGATCACATTCAGAAGTTCCCGCCCGACCAGTGGTCGCTGACGCTCGCGTGTCTGTTGTTGTTCTGCGGCGCGGTGGGCAAGAGCGCCCAGTTCCCGCTGTACGTGTGGTTGCCGGACGCGATGGAAGGCCCGACGCCGGTCTCCGCGCTCATCCACGCGGCCACGATGGTCACCGCGGGTGTGTACCTGCTCGCGCGGTGTGCGCCGATATTCGCGATGGCACCCGATGCCCAAATCGTCGTTTCGTGGATCGGCGGGATCACGGCACTGCTCGCCGCGTTCATCGCGTTGGCGCAAACCGACCTGAAGCGCGTGCTGGCGTATTCCACGGTGAGCCAGCTCGGGTTCATGTTCCTGGCACTCGGGACGAGTGGTACGATCAGCCCGGCGTTCGCCGTCGGCGCGGCGATGTTCCACCTGTTCACTCACGCCTTCTTTAAGGCCCTGTTGTTCCTCTCCGCCGGCAGCGTGATGCACGCGATGGGCGGGGTGATCGACGTGCGCCAGTTCAGCGGACTGCGGAAGGTGCTGCCGACCACGCACCTGACGTTCTTGTGCGGGGCCGCGGCCCTCGCGGGCGTTCCGTTACTGTCCGGCTTCTGGAGCAAGGATCTCATCCTGGAATCGCTCACGGCCGCGAGTGAGTCGAACAGCCCCTATACCGCGGGGTACTTCGCGCTCCTCCTTGTCGCCTGCGTGACCGCGTTCCTGACCGCGTTCTACACGTTCCGCGCGTACTTCCTCACGTTCTGGGGGCCGGAACGCATCCCGCACGAGGCCGGGCACCACGCGCACGAGTCCCCGCCCTCTATGACGATCCCGCTCTTGGTGCTCGCGGTGGGGGCGCTGTTCGTGGGTGTCGTGGTAGAACCGTTCACCCACTGGTTCAGCGATTTCCTCGGCGGCACCCCGTCGCTCGGCCAGGCCAGGGGCGCGACCCCGGCGAAAGAGGTCGAGCACCACTTTAACTGGACGATTGCCGGCGTGAGCGCGGTTCTGGCCCTGGGGGGCATCGGCCTCGCCTTCGCGCTCTACCGCAAGGGCGGCGCGGAGAAGGCGCCCGCGGGCATGGCCGGGGTGTTCGAGTTGTCGCGCAACAAACTGTTCGTGGACGAGATTTACGGCGCGCTGCTGGTGAAGCCGGCGGAGGTGCTCGCGTTCCTGGCCCGCGTGTTCGACGGGTTCCTCGACGGACTCGCGCGCCTGATCTCCGCGGTCCCGCGGTTCATCGGGAGCTGGGTTCGGCCGATCCAGAACGGCCTGGTCCAGTTCTACGCGCTGTCGATGGCCCTGGGCGTCGCCGTGTTTCTGACGTTCGTTGTGTTCCGCATCACCCGATAG
- a CDS encoding NADH-quinone oxidoreductase subunit N, giving the protein MTDPLLQQTLKGVFRLAVPEIALIGTACVVFLFGCLHNRRWLWFTVSLIGVVAAAVLAATVQTEVPPLLTVAPLVPDGTAAFVRWVTLITVAVLLFVSWAEVDRTNAAEYYGCLLVAAAGVSLVGRANDLITLFLSLELLSIPTYILLYLPARNKLNQEAAAKYFLLSVMSSAVMLFGFSYLYGLTGSTNLTVITDALTKAHTDALNPMALVGAVLVIAAIGFRITAVPFHFYAPDVYEGAPAGVVAQLAFFPKLAGFIALARLLGLVGADVRHIPFDANTQLPLLLWILAAMTMCIGNVLALLQDNVRRMLAYSSVAHGGYMLMGIVIASSLPDATGQPGVGGMDALLVYLVAYGMMTIGSFAVILFLGTPERPVESIDDLAGAGQSHPVSAGAMTVFLFSLIGLPLTAGFTGKFLLFVGAFSAPTHTPAMRNLYQVMAVIAAINAAVGAYYYLRVVGVMYLRTPLRPATRARAVPTFVAAVTLAAATLFFGIYPEPIVRAARKAAPVPVAPAQKATAELGTK; this is encoded by the coding sequence ATGACCGACCCGCTTCTGCAACAGACACTGAAGGGCGTGTTCCGACTCGCCGTGCCCGAGATCGCGCTCATCGGTACGGCGTGCGTCGTGTTCCTGTTCGGCTGCCTGCACAACCGGCGGTGGTTGTGGTTCACGGTGTCGCTGATCGGCGTCGTCGCGGCCGCGGTCCTCGCCGCGACAGTCCAGACGGAAGTACCGCCGCTCCTCACCGTCGCGCCCCTCGTCCCGGACGGGACCGCGGCGTTCGTTCGCTGGGTCACTCTGATTACGGTCGCGGTGCTCCTCTTCGTGTCGTGGGCGGAAGTGGACCGCACGAACGCGGCCGAATATTACGGCTGTCTGCTCGTCGCCGCGGCCGGGGTGTCGCTCGTCGGGCGCGCGAACGATCTCATTACGCTGTTCCTCTCGCTCGAACTGCTCTCGATCCCGACGTACATCCTGCTGTACCTCCCGGCGCGCAACAAACTGAACCAGGAAGCCGCCGCGAAGTATTTCCTCCTGAGCGTGATGTCGTCGGCCGTCATGCTGTTCGGCTTCAGCTACCTCTACGGGCTGACCGGGAGCACGAACCTCACGGTAATTACTGACGCGCTGACCAAGGCGCACACCGACGCGCTGAACCCGATGGCGCTCGTCGGCGCGGTACTGGTGATCGCCGCGATCGGGTTCCGCATCACCGCGGTGCCGTTCCACTTCTACGCCCCGGACGTGTACGAGGGGGCGCCGGCGGGCGTGGTGGCGCAACTCGCGTTCTTCCCGAAGCTGGCCGGGTTCATCGCCCTGGCCCGCCTCCTGGGGCTGGTCGGCGCTGACGTGCGGCACATCCCGTTCGATGCGAACACGCAACTGCCGCTACTGCTCTGGATTCTGGCCGCGATGACGATGTGCATCGGCAACGTGCTGGCCCTCTTGCAGGACAACGTGCGCCGGATGCTCGCGTACTCGAGCGTCGCGCACGGCGGGTACATGCTCATGGGCATCGTGATCGCGAGTTCGCTCCCGGACGCGACCGGGCAACCCGGTGTGGGCGGAATGGACGCGCTCCTCGTTTACCTCGTCGCCTACGGCATGATGACGATCGGGTCGTTCGCGGTGATTCTGTTCCTCGGCACCCCCGAGCGGCCGGTCGAATCCATCGACGACCTCGCGGGCGCGGGGCAGTCGCACCCGGTCTCGGCCGGCGCGATGACCGTGTTCCTGTTCAGCCTAATCGGGTTGCCACTTACGGCCGGTTTTACTGGGAAGTTCCTGCTGTTCGTTGGTGCCTTCAGCGCTCCGACACACACACCGGCGATGCGGAACCTGTACCAGGTTATGGCCGTGATTGCCGCAATCAACGCGGCCGTCGGCGCGTATTACTACCTCCGCGTGGTGGGGGTGATGTACCTGCGGACGCCGCTCCGCCCCGCGACCCGGGCACGGGCGGTCCCCACGTTCGTGGCCGCGGTCACGCTCGCGGCCGCAACTCTCTTCTTCGGCATCTACCCCGAACCGATCGTGCGTGCGGCACGAAAGGCCGCGCCCGTTCCCGTCGCTCCGGCACAAAAGGCGACCGCAGAACTCGGTACGAAGTAG
- a CDS encoding complex I subunit 4 family protein: MSTYAVIRVLVLLLVVLPLASAVIVPAFGRFARRVALVLALVHLGLTAAVVTIAIPFLDEHAKRESSQRGDVFAPQFHPEFVPGDPGAKNDSAEARTTWTLFSLSNKKLAPGKPGPNVQLYIGIDGLNLWLVVLASLMLIPVILVSWESVKEKPGAFFGWLFLLQAGVIGAFLSFDVVLFYIFFELTLIPSFFLIGKWGVGSGRRDAARKFFLYTLAGSLLTLVGVIGVVLTNPSPDGTITFSIPQLMLNVQHGLHDAHQKALAGDGADLAAKQGTQFWLFIALMAGFMVKVPIWPFHTWLPSAYGEAPIGVTVMLSALMAKLGTFGILRLVLPLVPDAAIAYGLPAIGGFAAFGIVYAALCAYASKDIKMVIAYSSVSHLGFLVLGLFAFNKEGLSGAVLHMVNHGLSTGALFAALAFLVDRYKTTEIAKFGGLMGRYPNYAVLVFVLCLASVGLPGLNNFVSEMLMLGGLFDARNPGVHRLGLAVIAAFGVFLSAWYTFTMLQKVFFNPSKEPELVPGAAAHDVSRREFFAFGSLAGLCLVLGLFPLPLLDTMKQDVRVLSIIGDTARARVQGVPYVYIDEQPPLPPAPIAPIDIDKGGKGAPPLGGGKGAIPPGGGAKGGGKGGKGKGASLE; encoded by the coding sequence ATGTCCACTTACGCCGTCATCCGCGTGCTGGTTCTGCTGCTGGTGGTGCTGCCGCTCGCGTCGGCGGTGATCGTGCCGGCGTTCGGGCGGTTCGCGCGCCGGGTTGCACTCGTGCTCGCGCTGGTCCACCTCGGTTTGACCGCGGCCGTGGTCACGATCGCGATCCCGTTCCTCGACGAGCACGCCAAACGCGAGAGCTCGCAGCGGGGCGACGTGTTCGCGCCGCAGTTCCATCCCGAGTTCGTACCCGGCGACCCCGGGGCCAAAAACGATAGCGCGGAAGCTCGCACGACGTGGACGCTGTTCAGCCTTTCAAACAAGAAACTCGCGCCCGGTAAACCCGGCCCGAACGTGCAGCTCTACATCGGCATCGACGGGCTCAACTTGTGGCTCGTGGTGCTCGCCAGCCTCATGCTGATCCCGGTCATCCTGGTGTCGTGGGAGTCCGTAAAGGAGAAACCGGGGGCCTTCTTCGGGTGGCTCTTCTTGCTCCAGGCGGGCGTGATCGGCGCGTTCCTCTCGTTCGACGTGGTGCTCTTCTACATCTTCTTCGAGTTGACGCTGATTCCGTCGTTCTTCCTCATCGGGAAGTGGGGCGTGGGGTCCGGGCGGCGCGACGCGGCCCGCAAGTTCTTCCTGTACACCCTCGCCGGGAGCTTGCTCACACTCGTCGGGGTGATCGGCGTCGTTCTTACGAACCCGAGCCCGGACGGGACCATCACGTTCTCGATCCCGCAACTGATGCTGAACGTCCAGCACGGGTTGCACGACGCGCACCAGAAGGCGCTCGCCGGTGACGGCGCGGATCTGGCCGCGAAGCAGGGCACGCAGTTCTGGCTCTTTATTGCGCTGATGGCCGGGTTCATGGTGAAGGTTCCGATCTGGCCGTTCCACACGTGGCTGCCCTCGGCCTACGGCGAGGCCCCGATCGGCGTGACGGTGATGCTCTCGGCGCTCATGGCGAAGCTCGGCACGTTCGGCATCCTGCGGCTCGTGCTGCCCCTCGTGCCGGACGCGGCGATCGCCTACGGGTTGCCCGCGATCGGCGGGTTCGCGGCGTTCGGTATTGTGTACGCGGCGCTGTGCGCCTACGCCTCCAAAGACATCAAGATGGTGATCGCGTACAGCTCCGTGTCGCACCTGGGGTTCCTGGTGCTGGGACTGTTCGCGTTCAACAAAGAGGGGCTGTCGGGAGCGGTGCTGCACATGGTGAACCACGGGCTGAGCACGGGGGCACTGTTCGCCGCGCTCGCGTTCCTGGTCGACCGCTACAAGACGACTGAGATCGCGAAGTTCGGTGGGCTCATGGGCCGGTACCCGAACTACGCGGTCCTCGTGTTCGTGCTCTGCCTAGCGAGCGTCGGGCTCCCAGGCTTGAACAACTTCGTGAGCGAAATGCTGATGCTCGGCGGGCTGTTCGACGCCCGCAACCCGGGCGTTCACCGCCTCGGGCTCGCCGTCATCGCGGCGTTCGGCGTCTTCCTGAGCGCGTGGTACACGTTCACGATGCTCCAGAAGGTGTTCTTCAACCCGTCGAAGGAGCCGGAACTGGTGCCCGGCGCGGCCGCGCACGATGTGAGCCGGCGCGAGTTCTTCGCGTTCGGCTCGCTCGCCGGGCTGTGTTTGGTCCTCGGGCTGTTCCCGCTCCCGCTCCTCGACACGATGAAACAGGACGTCCGCGTGCTGTCGATCATCGGCGACACCGCCCGTGCCCGTGTTCAAGGTGTGCCCTACGTGTACATTGACGAGCAACCGCCGCTCCCTCCCGCACCAATCGCCCCCATTGACATTGATAAAGGTGGGAAAGGCGCTCCGCCGCTCGGTGGGGGGAAAGGTGCGATCCCGCCCGGCGGTGGAGCTAAAGGCGGTGGGAAGGGTGGCAAAGGCAAAGGTGCTTCCCTCGAATAG
- the nuoH gene encoding NADH-quinone oxidoreductase subunit NuoH — protein sequence MPTFDPIITAIVIVGLIAGVLSVCGYLTLGERKISAWMQDRVGPNRVGPGGLLQPLADGGKFFLKEEVIPDHVDRVFYLLAPAVAVGTALLALAIVPFGATTPVPDPVAVTQPGAVETFETQQKAYADTFNFVLAPGLDIGVLYIFALGSLAVYGVILAGWSANNKYSLLGSLRSSAQIVSYEIPLGMSVLGVFIVVGSLNPEKIIAWQLSHGWFILFQPLALLLFMVSTYAESSRLPFDLPEAEQELVGGYHTEYSSLKLGLMLLTEYIHLVTASFMLSVLFLGGWSLFGLESLIENPILGAVVKLLVLSGKMVALCIFAQFVRWTIPRFRFDQLMNLAWKVMIPLALLNLLAVMIVKQFGVTLIVLTGVSALLFFGAGVLGARTRGTITNPKRAVKKLPPGLPAGVTYAGK from the coding sequence ATGCCGACCTTCGACCCCATTATCACCGCGATCGTCATCGTCGGCCTCATCGCCGGCGTGCTGAGCGTGTGCGGTTACCTCACGCTCGGCGAGCGCAAGATCTCGGCCTGGATGCAGGACCGCGTGGGGCCGAACCGCGTCGGTCCCGGCGGGCTGCTCCAGCCGCTCGCGGACGGCGGGAAGTTCTTCCTCAAAGAAGAAGTGATCCCGGACCACGTCGATCGGGTCTTTTATCTGCTCGCGCCGGCCGTCGCGGTGGGCACCGCGCTCTTGGCACTCGCGATCGTGCCGTTCGGCGCGACTACGCCCGTCCCGGACCCGGTCGCCGTGACCCAACCGGGTGCCGTCGAGACGTTCGAGACGCAGCAGAAGGCCTACGCGGACACTTTCAACTTCGTGCTCGCGCCGGGGTTGGACATTGGCGTCCTGTACATCTTCGCGCTCGGCTCGCTGGCGGTGTACGGTGTGATCCTCGCCGGCTGGAGTGCGAACAACAAATACTCGCTGCTCGGCTCGCTGCGCTCCTCGGCGCAGATCGTGAGTTACGAGATCCCGCTCGGAATGTCGGTACTCGGCGTGTTCATCGTGGTCGGGTCACTGAACCCCGAAAAGATCATCGCGTGGCAACTGTCGCACGGGTGGTTCATTCTGTTCCAGCCGCTCGCGCTCCTGCTGTTCATGGTGAGCACCTACGCAGAGAGCAGCCGGTTGCCCTTTGACTTGCCGGAAGCGGAACAGGAACTCGTCGGCGGGTACCACACCGAGTACAGCTCGCTGAAGCTCGGTCTGATGCTCCTCACCGAGTACATCCACCTCGTCACCGCGAGCTTCATGTTGTCGGTGCTGTTCCTCGGCGGGTGGAGCCTGTTCGGGCTGGAGTCACTGATTGAAAACCCGATCCTCGGCGCGGTCGTGAAGTTACTCGTGCTGAGCGGGAAAATGGTCGCGCTGTGCATCTTCGCCCAGTTCGTGCGCTGGACGATCCCCCGGTTCCGCTTCGACCAACTGATGAACCTCGCGTGGAAGGTGATGATCCCGCTCGCGCTGCTGAACCTGCTCGCGGTAATGATCGTGAAGCAGTTCGGCGTCACGCTGATCGTCCTGACCGGGGTGAGTGCGTTGTTGTTCTTCGGCGCGGGGGTGCTCGGGGCGCGGACCCGCGGCACAATCACGAACCCCAAGCGCGCGGTCAAGAAGCTCCCGCCGGGCCTGCCCGCGGGCGTCACATACGCTGGAAAATAG
- the nuoK gene encoding NADH-quinone oxidoreductase subunit NuoK, whose translation MILTLWHFLAVAAALFGIGLVGFLTRRNLITMFLCAEMMLQGVAINFVAFARFHGNLQGQVFVLFILAVAACEAGIALALFLSLYRRRRSLDVSDWQELRELGVPAAVDEDPLVQVTAEPEPTLTPAGARPQPIAEEAVRV comes from the coding sequence GTGATCCTCACGCTCTGGCACTTCCTCGCGGTCGCCGCGGCGCTCTTCGGCATCGGGCTGGTCGGGTTCCTGACCCGGCGCAACCTCATCACGATGTTCCTGTGCGCCGAGATGATGCTCCAGGGCGTCGCGATCAACTTCGTCGCGTTCGCCCGGTTCCACGGCAACTTGCAGGGGCAGGTGTTCGTGCTGTTCATCCTGGCGGTCGCCGCGTGCGAGGCCGGGATCGCGCTGGCGCTGTTCCTGAGCCTGTACCGGCGCCGGCGCTCGCTCGACGTGTCCGACTGGCAAGAGTTGCGGGAACTCGGTGTCCCGGCGGCCGTGGACGAAGACCCGCTCGTACAGGTCACGGCGGAACCGGAACCGACGCTCACGCCGGCCGGGGCGCGGCCCCAACCGATCGCGGAGGAGGCCGTCCGTGTCTGA